One Synechococcus sp. MU1617 DNA window includes the following coding sequences:
- the ccsB gene encoding c-type cytochrome biogenesis protein CcsB translates to MLNTPFELVTSLGFAGFVLLLLAMPLAFWAVSSQSRAGLVRLLVAVANLLFTTQLILRWWQSGHFPISNLYESLCFLAWACTLTQLLVERAWPSPIVAAAATPMGLGCIAFASFALPDQLQSAAPLVPALRSSWLVMHVSVIMVSYAALLVGSLLSLAVLVTDRDQALELRSSSIGSGGFRQAASIANGGSVQLQSVQLSTNEQLDSLSYRTITVGFLMLTVGIVSGAVWANEAWGSYWSWDPKETWALICWLVYAAYLHTRLSRGWQGRRPALVAVVGLVVIAVCYIGVNLLGIGLHSYGWFF, encoded by the coding sequence GTGCTGAACACGCCTTTTGAGCTGGTCACCAGTCTTGGATTTGCTGGTTTCGTGTTGCTGTTGCTGGCCATGCCCTTGGCCTTCTGGGCGGTGTCCAGTCAGTCCCGTGCAGGCTTGGTTCGCTTGTTGGTGGCTGTTGCCAACCTGCTGTTCACGACACAGCTGATTCTGCGTTGGTGGCAATCCGGCCACTTCCCGATCAGCAACCTCTACGAATCCCTGTGTTTTCTGGCCTGGGCCTGCACCCTCACCCAGTTGTTGGTGGAACGGGCCTGGCCTTCCCCCATCGTGGCAGCAGCAGCCACACCCATGGGTCTTGGTTGCATTGCCTTTGCCAGCTTTGCTTTGCCGGATCAATTGCAATCGGCGGCGCCCCTTGTTCCTGCCCTGCGCTCCAGCTGGTTGGTCATGCACGTGAGCGTGATCATGGTGAGCTATGCCGCCTTGCTGGTGGGATCGCTGCTCTCCTTGGCGGTGTTGGTCACGGATCGTGACCAGGCTCTGGAACTTCGCAGCAGTTCCATTGGCAGTGGTGGATTTCGTCAGGCTGCCTCGATCGCCAACGGTGGTTCTGTTCAGCTGCAATCGGTGCAGTTGAGCACCAATGAACAACTCGACAGCCTCAGCTACCGCACCATCACAGTTGGCTTTTTGATGCTCACGGTGGGCATCGTGAGTGGTGCTGTTTGGGCGAATGAAGCCTGGGGCAGCTACTGGAGCTGGGATCCCAAGGAAACCTGGGCCTTGATCTGCTGGCTGGTCTACGCCGCTTATCTGCACACCCGCCTCAGCCGCGGTTGGCAGGGTCGACGCCCAGCTCTTGTTGCGGTGGTGGGTCTTGTTGTGATCGCTGTTTGCTACATCGGCGTGAATCTGCTGGGCATTGGCTTGCACAGTTACGGCTGGTTTTTCTGA
- a CDS encoding glutamyl-tRNA reductase, with the protein MHISVVGLSHRTAPVEIRERLSIPEQTMETSLQSLRGNEQVLEASILSTCNRLEIYTLVRNPDLGVSAVSDFLSSHSGLETGELTPHLFSYHHEDAVDHLMRVAAGLDSLVLGEGQILSQVKKMMRLGQEHKSLGPILNRLLTQAVTTGKRVRSETNLGTGAVSISSAAVELAQLKLGQSRGLDQLVTLESEQIAVVGAGRMSRLLLQHLQAKGASGVVLLNRTVERAEQLSADFPDLPVQCRPLTDLDQYLSTCSLMFTSTAADDPIIDAARLAPLNRRSKLRLIDIGVPRNIAADAADVDGVESHDVDDLQEVVARNQEARQAMAREAEQLLQQEAQQFLEWWDSLEAVPTINQLRSSMESIRSEELQKALSRMGPDFSARERKVVEALSKGIINKILHTPVTQLRAPQTRQDRQQALRIVERLFDLEAS; encoded by the coding sequence ATGCATATCTCCGTCGTCGGCCTCAGTCATCGCACGGCACCGGTGGAGATCCGGGAACGGCTCAGCATCCCTGAGCAGACCATGGAGACGTCCCTTCAATCCCTCCGCGGCAATGAGCAGGTGCTCGAGGCATCGATCCTCAGCACCTGCAATCGCCTTGAGATTTACACCTTGGTCCGCAATCCGGACCTCGGCGTGTCTGCTGTTAGCGACTTCCTCAGCAGTCACTCCGGCCTTGAGACAGGGGAGCTGACCCCTCACCTGTTCAGTTATCACCACGAAGACGCTGTCGACCATCTGATGCGGGTGGCAGCAGGTCTCGACAGCCTTGTGCTGGGGGAAGGTCAAATCCTCTCCCAGGTGAAAAAAATGATGCGGCTCGGCCAGGAGCACAAATCCCTGGGTCCGATCCTGAATCGTTTGCTCACGCAGGCCGTCACCACGGGCAAACGTGTCCGCAGCGAAACCAACCTCGGAACAGGGGCCGTTTCGATCAGCTCAGCGGCCGTTGAGCTCGCCCAGCTCAAGCTTGGTCAATCCCGGGGACTGGATCAGCTGGTCACCCTGGAAAGCGAGCAGATTGCCGTTGTCGGTGCCGGGCGCATGAGCCGTCTGTTGCTTCAGCACCTTCAGGCGAAAGGTGCCTCGGGTGTTGTTCTGTTGAACCGCACCGTTGAACGGGCCGAACAGCTGTCGGCCGATTTCCCCGATCTTCCTGTTCAGTGCCGGCCGCTCACGGATCTGGATCAGTATCTGAGCACCTGCTCGCTGATGTTCACCAGTACCGCCGCAGATGATCCGATCATCGATGCCGCGCGTCTGGCTCCTCTGAACCGGCGCAGCAAGCTTCGCTTGATTGATATCGGGGTGCCGCGCAACATCGCTGCTGATGCTGCCGATGTGGACGGCGTTGAATCCCACGATGTGGATGACCTTCAAGAGGTCGTTGCCCGTAACCAGGAAGCCCGTCAGGCCATGGCCCGGGAGGCTGAGCAGTTGCTTCAGCAGGAAGCGCAGCAGTTCCTCGAGTGGTGGGACAGCCTCGAGGCTGTGCCGACCATCAACCAGCTGCGCTCCTCGATGGAGTCGATCCGCTCGGAGGAACTCCAGAAAGCCCTCAGCCGAATGGGTCCTGATTTCTCAGCCCGGGAACGCAAGGTGGTCGAAGCCTTGAGCAAAGGGATCATCAACAAAATCCTCCACACGCCGGTGACCCAGCTGCGGGCTCCCCAGACCCGTCAGGATCGTCAACAGGCCCTTCGAATTGTCGAAAGACTCTTCGATTTGGAAGCCTCTTGA
- a CDS encoding glucose-1-phosphate adenylyltransferase: MKRVLAIILGGGAGTRLYPLTKMRAKPAVPLAGKYRLIDIPISNCINSDINKMYVMTQFNSASLNRHLSQTYNLSNSFGGGFVEVLAAQQTPDSPTWFEGTADAVRKYQWLFQEWDVDEYLILSGDQLYRMDYSLFIEHHRRSGADLTVAALPVDPKQAEAFGLMRTDENGTIKEFREKPKGDSLLEMAVDTSRFGLSADSAKERPYLASMGIYVFSRQTLFDLLDKHPAHKDFGKEIIPEALARGDKLQSYVFDDYWEDIGTIGAFYEANLALTQQPTPPFSFYDEKFPIYTRPRYLPPSKLVDVQVTNSIIGEGSILKSCSIHHCVLGVRSRIESDCVLQDTLVMGADFFESPDERAVLKERGGIPLGVGKGTTVKRAILDKNTRIGSGVSIINKDNVEEADRSDQGFYIRNGIVVVQKNATIADGTVI, from the coding sequence ATGAAGCGGGTTTTGGCCATCATTCTGGGCGGCGGAGCAGGCACACGCCTGTATCCGCTCACAAAAATGCGCGCCAAGCCGGCCGTCCCTCTGGCAGGCAAATATCGACTGATTGATATTCCGATTAGCAACTGCATCAATTCCGACATCAACAAGATGTACGTGATGACGCAGTTCAACAGTGCGTCACTCAACCGCCACCTGAGCCAGACCTACAACCTCAGCAATTCCTTCGGTGGAGGGTTCGTTGAGGTGCTCGCAGCCCAGCAGACCCCTGACAGTCCCACCTGGTTTGAAGGCACTGCAGATGCTGTACGCAAGTACCAATGGTTGTTCCAGGAATGGGACGTTGATGAATATCTGATCCTTTCCGGCGACCAGCTGTACCGGATGGATTACAGCCTCTTCATTGAGCACCATCGCCGTTCAGGCGCCGATCTCACCGTTGCTGCCCTTCCCGTTGATCCCAAGCAGGCCGAGGCTTTCGGACTGATGCGGACCGACGAAAACGGCACGATCAAGGAGTTCCGTGAAAAGCCCAAGGGTGATTCGCTGCTGGAGATGGCTGTTGACACCTCTCGCTTCGGTCTGAGTGCTGATTCAGCCAAGGAAAGGCCTTATCTGGCTTCCATGGGCATTTATGTCTTCAGCCGTCAAACCCTCTTTGATCTGCTCGACAAGCATCCCGCCCACAAGGATTTCGGCAAAGAAATCATTCCCGAGGCTCTCGCGAGGGGCGACAAGCTTCAGAGCTATGTGTTCGACGACTACTGGGAAGACATCGGCACCATCGGTGCGTTCTATGAAGCCAACCTTGCGCTGACCCAACAACCCACGCCCCCCTTCAGCTTCTACGACGAGAAGTTCCCCATCTACACCCGCCCCCGTTACTTGCCCCCCAGCAAGCTGGTGGACGTTCAGGTCACCAATTCCATCATTGGCGAGGGATCCATTCTCAAGTCCTGCAGCATTCACCACTGCGTGCTCGGTGTCCGCAGCCGGATTGAAAGTGACTGCGTCCTTCAAGACACGCTGGTGATGGGAGCCGACTTCTTTGAATCGCCCGACGAACGTGCCGTCTTGAAGGAGCGAGGAGGTATTCCTCTTGGCGTGGGCAAGGGCACCACGGTGAAACGCGCCATCCTCGATAAGAACACCCGCATCGGTTCGGGTGTCTCGATCATCAACAAGGACAACGTGGAGGAGGCCGATCGTTCCGATCAGGGCTTCTACATCCGTAACGGAATCGTGGTGGTTCAGAAAAACGCCACCATCGCTGATGGAACGGTGATCTGA
- the glpX gene encoding class II fructose-bisphosphatase, with the protein MDQTLIQEILEIVEQAAIASASLSGKGLKDEADALAVDAMRKRMNQIQMQGRIVIGEGERDEAPMLYIGEEVGTGTGPGVDFAVDPCEGTNLCAFNQRGSMAVLAASDRGGLFNAPDFYMKKLAAPPAAKGKVDIRKSATENIKILSECLGLPVDELNIVVMDRARHKDLIAEIRATGARIQPISDGDVQAAIACGFAGTGTHCLMGIGAAPEGVISAAAMRALGGHFQGQLVYDPAIAQTSEWADMTKEGNLARLSEMGISDPDKVYEAEELACGEHVCFAGSGITDGLLFNGVKFEKDCTRTSSLVISNLDNTCRFTNTVHIKDGAQSIALS; encoded by the coding sequence GTGGATCAGACCCTCATTCAGGAAATTCTCGAGATCGTCGAGCAGGCCGCCATCGCTTCCGCCTCGCTCTCCGGCAAAGGCCTGAAGGATGAAGCGGATGCATTGGCCGTCGATGCCATGCGCAAGCGCATGAATCAGATCCAGATGCAGGGCCGCATCGTGATTGGCGAGGGGGAACGTGATGAAGCCCCGATGCTCTACATCGGAGAAGAGGTCGGCACCGGCACTGGCCCTGGCGTGGATTTCGCTGTCGACCCTTGCGAAGGCACCAACCTTTGCGCCTTCAACCAGCGCGGCTCGATGGCTGTTCTCGCCGCTTCCGATCGCGGTGGTCTGTTCAACGCCCCCGACTTCTACATGAAGAAGCTGGCTGCTCCTCCGGCTGCCAAGGGCAAAGTGGACATCCGTAAATCGGCCACTGAAAACATCAAGATCCTCAGCGAGTGCCTGGGTCTCCCCGTCGACGAGCTGAACATCGTGGTGATGGATCGTGCTCGTCACAAGGATCTGATCGCTGAGATCCGTGCCACCGGTGCTCGCATCCAGCCCATCTCCGACGGCGACGTTCAGGCCGCCATTGCCTGCGGTTTTGCTGGCACCGGAACCCACTGCCTGATGGGCATTGGTGCTGCCCCTGAAGGTGTGATTTCCGCCGCTGCCATGCGCGCTCTTGGTGGTCACTTCCAGGGTCAACTGGTGTACGACCCTGCGATTGCTCAGACCTCCGAATGGGCTGACATGACCAAAGAGGGCAACCTGGCGCGTCTCTCTGAGATGGGCATCAGCGATCCCGACAAGGTCTACGAAGCAGAGGAGCTGGCCTGCGGCGAGCATGTTTGTTTCGCTGGCAGCGGCATCACTGATGGTCTGCTCTTCAATGGCGTTAAGTTCGAAAAGGACTGCACCCGCACTAGCAGCCTGGTGATTAGCAATCTGGACAACACCTGCCGCTTCACCAACACCGTGCACATCAAAGACGGCGCCCAGAGCATCGCTCTGAGCTGA
- the rpe gene encoding ribulose-phosphate 3-epimerase — protein MSTKPLVISPSILSADFSRLGEEVKAVDEAGADWIHVDVMDGRFVPNITIGPLIVEALRPVTQKPLDVHLMIVEPEKYVPDFAKAGADIISVQVEACPHLHRNLAQIKDLGKKAGAVLNPSTPIDTLEYCLELCDLVLIMSVNPGFGGQSFIESQVQKIRDLRRMCDEKGLDPWIEVDGGIKAGNAWKVIEAGANAIVSGSGVFNQPDYAEAIKGIRNSSSKEAVLA, from the coding sequence ATGAGCACCAAGCCCCTGGTGATCTCGCCGTCGATCCTGTCGGCTGACTTCTCACGCCTCGGCGAAGAAGTGAAAGCCGTGGATGAAGCCGGTGCAGATTGGATCCATGTGGATGTGATGGACGGCCGCTTTGTTCCGAACATCACCATTGGACCGCTGATTGTTGAGGCGCTGCGTCCGGTGACCCAGAAGCCCCTGGACGTTCACCTGATGATTGTTGAGCCGGAGAAGTACGTCCCCGACTTCGCCAAAGCCGGCGCGGACATCATTTCTGTTCAGGTTGAAGCCTGCCCGCATCTGCATCGCAACCTGGCTCAGATCAAGGACCTGGGCAAAAAAGCAGGTGCAGTCCTGAATCCCTCAACTCCGATCGACACCCTCGAGTACTGCCTCGAGCTCTGCGACTTGGTGTTGATCATGAGCGTCAACCCCGGTTTTGGTGGCCAAAGTTTCATCGAAAGCCAGGTCCAGAAAATCCGCGACCTGCGCCGCATGTGCGACGAGAAGGGCCTCGATCCCTGGATCGAAGTGGATGGCGGCATCAAAGCTGGCAATGCCTGGAAGGTGATCGAAGCAGGTGCCAACGCGATTGTGTCCGGCTCCGGTGTGTTCAACCAACCCGATTACGCCGAAGCGATCAAAGGCATCCGCAACAGCAGCAGTAAGGAAGCTGTTCTTGCTTGA
- a CDS encoding CIA30 family protein has translation MQPPASEQILFQGSDFADWASLNDTIMGGRSRAGCRVTPDGLVLEGDLVETGGGFVSCRSPRLQPALDLSTYSALRLDVEGEGRTLKIALGCRDGAMGLTELIPGGLRWVVDVPTQPNGVTPVVVSFDDLRPTVRAKPVGLPLRFDPSGITRIQVLHSKFGDAGDLNPGFRAGSIRMLIRSIRALP, from the coding sequence ATGCAGCCGCCGGCCTCTGAGCAGATTCTTTTCCAGGGCAGCGACTTTGCTGACTGGGCCAGCCTGAACGACACGATCATGGGCGGCCGATCCCGTGCCGGTTGTCGCGTGACCCCTGATGGCCTCGTGCTGGAGGGGGACCTGGTGGAAACCGGTGGTGGTTTCGTGAGCTGCCGTTCCCCCCGCCTGCAGCCCGCGCTCGATCTGTCGACCTATTCGGCACTTCGGCTTGATGTTGAAGGCGAGGGACGCACACTGAAGATTGCCCTCGGTTGCCGGGATGGTGCCATGGGACTCACCGAACTGATTCCTGGTGGTCTTCGCTGGGTGGTGGATGTTCCAACTCAACCCAATGGCGTGACCCCTGTGGTGGTGTCTTTCGACGACCTCAGACCCACCGTGAGGGCCAAACCCGTTGGCTTACCGCTGCGCTTCGACCCCAGTGGCATCACCCGCATTCAAGTGTTGCACTCGAAATTTGGTGATGCAGGGGATCTCAATCCGGGTTTTCGCGCAGGCTCTATCCGGATGCTGATCCGCTCAATCCGCGCCTTGCCCTGA
- the gndA gene encoding NADP-dependent phosphogluconate dehydrogenase, whose amino-acid sequence MSKSHFGLIGLGVMGENLVLNAERNGFSSVVYNRTYAKTEDFLQGRGKDKNIQGATDLEDFVCKLERPRRILMMVKAGPAVDAVVDQLSPYLEEGDLLIDGGNSDYHDTERRVKQLESKSFGFIGMGVSGGAKGALEGPSMMPGGTKTSYEAIESLVNKMAAQVEDGPCVTYIGPGGSGHLVKTVHNGIEYGIEQILAEGYDLMKRVKGMSGVQMADVLGQWNATEELSSYLVEITEVCLRTKDPVDGTDLVEKITDQAGQKGTGLWTVVTALQMGASVPTIYASLNARVMSSMKPQRMAAESILKGPAVKDFDLGTPDDAMAPLMDATVLSCIASYAQGMELLRIASQDLDYELHMPSIAQIWKGGCIIRARLLKRIQDAFDADPQLPNLMVDPWFAEQINRRLPGLAQVVAGAAEAGIPVPCFSSTLDYINSYRSGRLPQNLVQAMRDCFGSHTYQRVDKEGAFHTEWLS is encoded by the coding sequence ATGTCCAAGTCTCACTTCGGCCTCATTGGTCTTGGCGTGATGGGCGAGAACCTCGTCCTTAATGCGGAGCGCAACGGTTTTTCCAGCGTTGTTTACAACCGCACCTACGCCAAAACTGAAGACTTCCTCCAGGGGCGTGGCAAGGACAAGAATATTCAGGGGGCCACTGACCTCGAAGATTTCGTTTGCAAGCTGGAACGACCCCGCAGAATTTTGATGATGGTGAAGGCGGGGCCTGCCGTCGATGCCGTCGTTGATCAGCTCTCTCCTTATCTCGAAGAAGGCGATCTGCTGATTGATGGAGGCAACTCCGACTATCACGACACCGAACGTCGGGTGAAGCAACTCGAGAGCAAGAGTTTCGGCTTCATCGGTATGGGTGTATCCGGAGGCGCCAAAGGTGCCCTGGAGGGGCCGAGCATGATGCCCGGAGGAACCAAGACCTCCTACGAGGCCATCGAGAGCCTCGTGAACAAGATGGCGGCGCAGGTCGAAGACGGACCTTGTGTGACTTACATCGGTCCCGGGGGGTCAGGACACCTGGTCAAAACGGTCCACAACGGGATCGAATACGGGATCGAGCAGATCCTTGCCGAGGGCTACGACCTGATGAAGCGGGTCAAAGGAATGAGCGGTGTGCAGATGGCCGACGTTCTCGGTCAATGGAACGCCACAGAAGAGTTGTCGTCGTATCTGGTGGAAATCACTGAGGTGTGTCTCCGCACCAAGGACCCCGTCGATGGCACTGATCTGGTGGAGAAAATCACCGACCAGGCTGGCCAGAAGGGCACGGGACTCTGGACCGTGGTGACAGCGCTGCAGATGGGCGCTTCTGTGCCAACGATCTATGCCTCCCTCAATGCACGGGTGATGAGCTCGATGAAGCCTCAGCGCATGGCGGCGGAATCGATCCTCAAGGGTCCTGCCGTTAAGGACTTTGATCTGGGGACGCCTGATGACGCCATGGCTCCGTTGATGGACGCCACGGTGCTGAGCTGCATCGCCAGTTATGCCCAAGGCATGGAACTGCTGCGCATCGCCTCCCAGGATCTCGATTATGAGCTCCACATGCCATCGATCGCTCAGATTTGGAAGGGTGGTTGCATCATTCGGGCCCGTCTGCTGAAGCGCATACAGGATGCTTTCGATGCTGATCCCCAACTGCCCAACCTGATGGTGGATCCCTGGTTCGCTGAGCAGATCAACAGACGGCTGCCCGGGCTAGCTCAAGTGGTGGCCGGCGCCGCCGAGGCCGGTATTCCCGTTCCCTGCTTCAGCAGCACCCTCGACTACATCAACAGCTACCGCTCCGGTCGTCTCCCCCAGAACCTGGTTCAGGCGATGCGCGACTGCTTCGGCTCCCATACGTACCAAAGGGTCGACAAGGAGGGCGCCTTCCACACCGAATGGCTCAGCTGA
- a CDS encoding glycine zipper 2TM domain-containing protein, with amino-acid sequence MHPVTDSTEVVRVFLVQECRMNQQSNSSVMKNIFSGLITGVVMTTVVNQPALANNTYSRTKTCYQNQYVETYHPGTRDKPGYVSSREERVERPCPKTLHFHGRKSHKHQQGHRAHNHPDHSPTTSSGKTVVVDHSAVDNNSCLEGSLAGGVLGGALGGALAKKDNWIWSIPAGAVGGALVGCQIDGG; translated from the coding sequence ATGCATCCTGTCACAGATTCAACTGAAGTTGTCAGAGTCTTTCTCGTTCAGGAATGCAGAATGAATCAACAAAGCAACTCCTCCGTCATGAAGAATATTTTTTCCGGACTTATTACTGGAGTCGTGATGACGACGGTCGTGAATCAACCAGCCCTAGCCAACAACACATACTCCAGGACAAAGACTTGCTATCAGAATCAATACGTTGAGACTTACCATCCCGGAACCCGGGACAAGCCTGGGTACGTCAGCAGTCGAGAGGAAAGGGTCGAACGCCCTTGTCCCAAGACCCTGCATTTCCATGGGCGCAAAAGCCATAAGCACCAGCAGGGGCACCGCGCCCATAACCATCCAGATCATTCACCAACAACGTCAAGCGGAAAAACCGTCGTCGTGGACCATTCTGCTGTGGACAACAATTCCTGTTTGGAAGGAAGCCTCGCTGGCGGTGTTCTTGGGGGAGCCTTGGGAGGCGCACTCGCCAAAAAGGACAACTGGATCTGGTCGATTCCCGCTGGGGCCGTTGGCGGTGCCCTGGTCGGATGTCAGATCGATGGCGGGTGA
- the lptB gene encoding LPS export ABC transporter ATP-binding protein codes for MTLELSNVSITLGGRQLVKGLNLKLSPGEVVGLLGPNGAGKTTTFNLVIGLLCPDQGEVTLNGERVTSLPMPERARLGVGYLPQEASVFRNLTVRENLDVALEQTDLSPEQRRDRRQQLIEDFHLTAFINRRGFQLSGGERRRCEVARALASGANGPTYLLLDEPFAGVDPLAVADLQLLIEELRSRGMGILITDHNVRETLATTDRAYILNDGAVLAAGHSEEVAADPQVRRYYLGEGFQL; via the coding sequence ATGACCCTGGAACTGTCGAATGTCTCCATCACCCTTGGGGGCCGCCAGTTGGTCAAGGGTTTGAATCTGAAGCTCTCCCCAGGCGAGGTGGTCGGCCTGCTGGGTCCTAATGGAGCCGGCAAAACCACCACCTTCAATCTGGTGATCGGTCTGCTGTGCCCTGATCAGGGCGAGGTGACCTTGAACGGCGAGCGTGTCACCAGCCTGCCCATGCCCGAACGGGCACGGCTTGGGGTGGGTTATTTGCCCCAGGAAGCCAGTGTTTTTCGCAATCTCACGGTGCGTGAAAACCTTGATGTTGCCCTTGAACAGACCGATCTCAGTCCCGAGCAGCGTCGGGATCGGCGCCAGCAGCTGATTGAGGACTTTCACCTCACCGCGTTCATCAACCGACGTGGCTTCCAACTCTCCGGGGGTGAACGTCGCCGTTGTGAGGTGGCCCGGGCGCTTGCTTCGGGTGCCAACGGTCCGACGTATCTGCTTTTGGATGAACCCTTCGCCGGCGTCGACCCGCTTGCGGTAGCGGATCTTCAGCTGCTGATCGAGGAGTTGCGTTCACGGGGCATGGGGATCCTGATCACCGATCACAACGTGCGAGAAACCCTGGCCACAACTGATCGGGCTTACATCCTCAACGATGGTGCGGTTTTGGCTGCAGGACATTCCGAGGAGGTGGCGGCTGATCCACAGGTGCGTCGTTATTACCTCGGGGAGGGATTCCAACTGTGA
- a CDS encoding LptF/LptG family permease, which yields MLDRLKRATWMRLDLLDRWLLKELLGPLLFFIALFTLLLLTGGVMFELVRQMVDKNLPITIAVQVLLFSIPRWLAFSVPIGTLMASLFVFTRLSANSELTALRSLGISTVRMISAALALSMVMTLFTFVLNDVVVPRSQRYAEVTLKKSLGRSLASETGRDIIYPRFGTRFDSDGEEDGKGLNQLFYSRKFQDGEMVDVTVLDFTRSGFTQMLRADRAIWNEGQASWDFLDGQILTLAANGSSTKADFDRYVYPLGSGPVRLAGIEKDAVNMTVAEALQAQRLYEEAGSIKEARKIRVRIQEKFTVPMACLVFGLFGATLGAQPSYRSSRSFSFVLTLGIIAVYYVIGFSFSSLGVKGTLPPILAAWLPVMLFLGAGGLLLKQASR from the coding sequence ATTTTGGATCGTCTCAAACGCGCCACCTGGATGCGGCTGGATCTCCTGGATCGCTGGTTGCTCAAGGAGCTTCTGGGTCCGCTGCTGTTCTTCATTGCCCTGTTCACCCTGCTGCTGCTCACGGGCGGCGTGATGTTTGAACTGGTGCGGCAGATGGTTGACAAGAACCTGCCGATCACAATTGCAGTTCAGGTTCTGCTGTTCAGCATTCCGCGTTGGTTGGCCTTCTCAGTGCCAATCGGAACGCTGATGGCATCGCTGTTCGTGTTCACCCGCCTGTCAGCGAACAGTGAACTCACCGCTCTGCGAAGCCTCGGGATCAGCACAGTGCGGATGATTAGCGCGGCCCTGGCTCTGTCCATGGTGATGACGCTGTTCACCTTCGTCCTCAACGACGTGGTGGTGCCCCGCAGCCAACGCTATGCAGAGGTCACCCTCAAGAAGTCACTGGGGCGTTCTCTTGCCAGTGAGACAGGACGCGACATCATTTACCCCCGTTTCGGGACCCGCTTTGATTCCGACGGTGAAGAGGACGGTAAAGGGCTGAATCAACTTTTCTATTCGAGGAAGTTTCAGGACGGTGAAATGGTGGACGTGACTGTTCTTGATTTCACCCGATCCGGTTTCACCCAAATGTTGCGTGCAGATCGGGCCATCTGGAATGAGGGCCAGGCCAGTTGGGACTTTCTGGATGGCCAAATTTTGACGTTGGCCGCCAACGGCAGCTCAACCAAGGCCGATTTCGATCGTTACGTCTATCCCCTCGGTTCCGGTCCGGTGCGCCTGGCAGGGATTGAAAAGGATGCCGTCAACATGACAGTTGCCGAAGCTTTGCAAGCCCAGAGGCTGTATGAAGAGGCCGGCAGCATCAAGGAAGCCCGCAAAATCCGTGTGCGGATCCAGGAGAAGTTCACGGTTCCTATGGCCTGTCTGGTGTTTGGCTTGTTTGGAGCCACCCTCGGCGCTCAGCCCAGTTACAGAAGCAGCAGAAGCTTCTCGTTTGTGCTCACTCTCGGGATCATCGCTGTCTATTACGTGATTGGTTTCAGCTTCAGTTCCCTGGGAGTCAAGGGCACCCTGCCGCCGATCCTGGCGGCTTGGCTGCCTGTGATGTTGTTTCTAGGCGCTGGTGGTCTGTTGCTGAAACAGGCCAGTCGCTGA
- the pgl gene encoding 6-phosphogluconolactonase, producing MTNYRIERAKDPQDLARQACETIAAQIDLALDQRDRCQIALSGGSTPARAYSLLGQERLPWDRVDVVLGDERWVAADDDSSNAGMLRRTLLSPGPGASAAFHPVPTVELESPEASALAFAEQISQLCSGAPPVFDVMLLGLGDDGHTASLFPGTEAPAVLDRWTTIGRGKGLDRITLTAPVLSAARQVIFLVSGAGKQEALRRLVDPSESSDRTPARLVQPASDVLVLADQDAAAGL from the coding sequence ATGACCAACTACCGCATTGAGCGGGCCAAGGATCCCCAGGACCTCGCCCGCCAGGCCTGCGAAACAATTGCCGCCCAAATTGACTTGGCACTGGATCAACGGGACCGCTGCCAGATCGCTCTCTCGGGTGGAAGCACGCCGGCCAGGGCCTATTCCCTGCTCGGACAGGAGCGGTTGCCCTGGGATCGTGTGGACGTCGTCCTGGGCGACGAGCGCTGGGTTGCTGCCGACGATGATTCGAGCAACGCCGGCATGTTGCGACGCACCCTGCTCTCCCCCGGGCCTGGAGCTTCGGCCGCCTTTCACCCGGTGCCCACCGTGGAACTGGAAAGTCCTGAGGCCAGTGCCCTGGCGTTTGCTGAACAGATTTCTCAGCTTTGTTCAGGAGCCCCACCGGTGTTCGATGTGATGCTGCTGGGCCTGGGTGATGACGGCCATACCGCATCCCTTTTCCCTGGTACGGAGGCTCCAGCGGTGCTGGATCGCTGGACGACCATCGGCCGTGGCAAAGGGTTAGATCGAATTACCTTGACGGCTCCTGTGCTCAGTGCCGCCCGTCAGGTGATCTTCCTCGTCAGTGGGGCCGGAAAACAGGAGGCCCTCCGGCGACTGGTGGATCCCTCCGAATCCTCCGATCGGACCCCCGCTCGGCTGGTTCAACCTGCTAGTGATGTGCTGGTCCTTGCCGATCAGGATGCAGCCGCCGGCCTCTGA